Proteins from one Bradyrhizobium sp. CB82 genomic window:
- a CDS encoding NHLP bacteriocin export ABC transporter permease/ATPase subunit, with amino-acid sequence MTDRFVSENFVGHQREVPIGLLHRTALDARRPMLLSDHEHVLQVATGHVDLFAVQPTGTRQHLFRVDTGESILDLHNACETSGSRLQIIAVGPPGTALFEVPRSAASFGPVSGWIAQLATLMVRSAANEAISELVSVEAIELHPGERRRSPIRNLLWAHLETGTVKLMNLGSSFAPGQPPFPLTGGVWVEAGEHGCKLRLDPNPPDALVLWSAIDRFQIAVVAHLERSLAEGTVRERERLVRRGELIVSQTLDSFERLSDVVVRKADRAQSEFDPADPLLCSCRVVGQELGVPITLSQRAQPARQAFSEILEIARTAQLRIRRVLLRDVWWKTDAGPLLGWHGDERSPVALVRNRANTYTMFDPKDGRHRSVDRSVAGELKPEAITFYPVLPSRPLQYRDLLAFAMRGVSGSVARIGLAVIAIGLLSLIPPLLTNVLVNSVIPRTEIDQLVVCALALTVTAVAITSLQMMQGRVTLRLEGLLDYKLQAALIDRLLRLPTSLFREYTSGDLVDRAMGIDATRRIFTGRVLGGFTASFFCLFSIGLMLYYDLRLGSIALLLTMIRAAAILATSAVRLYYETRHFNLQGKASGFVLQLIAGVGKLRVAGATARALARWSQQFAVQRHYFIASQRAANALSTFDTVFPMLATLTIFALASYTNSQILLDLGAFLGFLAAFGQATAAIGSWASSVSESLVAIPHLSRLKPVISTPAEISEERRSPGELSGEIELSGIVFRYAKGGPKVLDDVSLSIATGDYVAIVGPSGSGKSSLFRLLLGFERAEAGTVFYDGKALNTLDISAVRRQLGVVLQDTKLATGSLYENICGGVDLPLEKAWEAARLAALDADIAQMPMGMHTLVAEGVSTLSGGQRQRVLIARALARSPRILLFDEATSALDNQTQSIVGTSLERLSITRIVIAHRLSTVRNADRIVMLLRGKVVQAGSYAELMSEPGPFADFAERQLLEPAHR; translated from the coding sequence ATGACGGATCGATTTGTCAGCGAGAATTTCGTTGGGCACCAACGCGAGGTGCCGATCGGTCTGTTACACCGGACGGCGCTCGATGCGCGTCGCCCGATGCTTCTCAGCGACCACGAACACGTTCTTCAAGTGGCTACCGGTCACGTCGATTTGTTTGCAGTACAGCCGACAGGCACGCGCCAGCATTTATTTCGCGTCGATACCGGCGAAAGCATTCTGGACCTGCACAATGCCTGCGAAACCTCGGGCAGCCGGCTGCAAATCATCGCCGTCGGGCCTCCTGGGACTGCGCTTTTCGAGGTGCCGCGCAGTGCAGCATCCTTTGGTCCTGTGTCCGGCTGGATTGCCCAACTGGCGACGCTCATGGTCCGCTCGGCGGCAAACGAAGCCATTTCTGAGCTGGTGAGCGTTGAGGCAATTGAACTGCACCCGGGCGAGCGCCGTCGCAGTCCGATCCGGAACCTGCTGTGGGCACACCTCGAAACCGGGACAGTAAAGCTCATGAACCTCGGCTCGAGCTTCGCTCCCGGGCAGCCCCCCTTTCCTTTGACCGGTGGGGTGTGGGTGGAAGCCGGCGAGCACGGGTGCAAATTGCGTCTCGACCCGAATCCGCCAGATGCCCTGGTTCTCTGGTCCGCGATTGATCGATTCCAAATAGCAGTTGTTGCCCATCTTGAGCGCAGCCTGGCAGAGGGAACCGTTCGAGAGCGCGAACGACTAGTCCGGCGCGGCGAACTCATTGTGTCGCAAACGCTCGACTCGTTTGAGCGGCTGTCTGATGTCGTGGTCAGAAAGGCCGATCGTGCGCAATCCGAATTCGACCCGGCAGACCCGCTGCTTTGCAGTTGCCGCGTTGTCGGACAAGAACTGGGCGTACCGATTACGCTTTCGCAGCGCGCTCAACCCGCAAGACAGGCCTTCAGTGAAATTCTGGAGATCGCTCGCACAGCCCAATTGCGGATCCGCCGGGTGCTCCTGCGCGATGTCTGGTGGAAGACCGATGCTGGACCGCTCCTCGGTTGGCATGGAGACGAACGCAGTCCAGTGGCTCTGGTGCGCAATCGGGCGAACACCTACACGATGTTCGACCCAAAAGATGGAAGACATCGTTCGGTCGATCGCTCCGTTGCCGGCGAGCTCAAACCGGAGGCCATCACTTTCTATCCAGTGTTGCCGTCCCGCCCGCTCCAATATCGCGATCTGCTTGCCTTTGCGATGCGAGGCGTTTCCGGCAGCGTCGCGCGCATCGGGTTGGCGGTTATTGCAATCGGGCTACTGTCGCTGATTCCGCCATTGCTCACCAATGTCCTGGTCAATTCGGTTATCCCGCGCACCGAGATCGATCAGCTCGTTGTTTGTGCGCTTGCGCTGACGGTCACCGCTGTGGCGATCACCAGTCTGCAGATGATGCAAGGACGAGTTACGTTAAGGCTCGAAGGTCTGCTCGACTATAAGCTGCAGGCCGCGCTGATCGACCGACTGCTCCGCCTACCCACCTCTCTGTTTCGCGAATATACGAGCGGCGATTTGGTCGATCGCGCCATGGGCATCGACGCCACTCGCCGGATCTTCACCGGACGTGTGCTGGGCGGCTTTACGGCCTCGTTCTTTTGTCTCTTCAGCATTGGGCTGATGCTCTACTATGACCTCCGACTGGGCAGCATTGCACTGCTGCTCACGATGATTAGAGCGGCTGCAATTCTTGCCACGAGCGCCGTGCGACTCTACTACGAAACCAGACATTTCAACCTGCAAGGCAAGGCCAGCGGCTTTGTGCTGCAATTGATTGCAGGAGTCGGCAAGCTGCGCGTAGCAGGCGCAACGGCGCGCGCGTTAGCGCGATGGTCGCAACAATTTGCTGTGCAAAGGCACTATTTCATCGCCTCGCAGCGAGCGGCCAACGCGCTGAGCACCTTTGATACCGTCTTTCCGATGCTGGCGACATTGACCATTTTTGCGCTTGCCTCCTACACAAACAGTCAAATCCTGCTCGATCTCGGCGCTTTTCTTGGCTTTCTTGCAGCGTTCGGACAGGCCACGGCCGCGATTGGCAGTTGGGCCTCGAGCGTTAGCGAATCACTGGTGGCAATTCCTCACCTCAGCCGCCTGAAACCCGTGATTTCCACTCCTGCCGAGATCTCTGAGGAACGGCGATCGCCCGGAGAACTATCTGGAGAGATCGAACTTTCCGGCATCGTCTTCCGCTATGCGAAAGGCGGGCCGAAGGTCCTGGATGACGTCAGCCTAAGCATTGCGACCGGTGACTACGTCGCGATCGTCGGCCCCTCAGGTAGCGGAAAATCGTCGCTCTTTCGTTTGCTGCTCGGTTTTGAACGGGCGGAAGCCGGCACGGTGTTTTATGACGGCAAGGCGCTCAACACGCTCGACATCAGCGCCGTGCGCCGGCAGCTTGGCGTAGTGCTGCAGGATACCAAGCTCGCAACCGGAAGCCTTTACGAAAACATTTGCGGCGGCGTTGATTTGCCGCTGGAGAAGGCGTGGGAGGCCGCCCGACTGGCGGCACTGGATGCCGACATCGCGCAGATGCCGATGGGCATGCATACGCTGGTTGCGGAAGGCGTGAGTACGCTGTCAGGCGGTCAGCGGCAGCGAGTATTGATCGCCCGCGCTCTTGCGCGCTCACCACGGATTCTTCTGTTTGATGAGGCAACCAGCGCGCTCGACAACCAAACCCAAAGCATCGTCGGCACCTCGCTGGAACGATTGAGCATCACACGGATTGTGATCGCGCATCGCCTCAGCACCGTGCGCAATGCCGATCGTATAGTCATGCTCCTGCGCGGCAAAGTCGTGCAAGCGGGAAGCTACGCAGAACTCATGAGCGAGCCGGGGCCGTTTGCGGATTTTGCCGAGCGGCAGTTGCTTGAACCGGCTCATCGTTAG
- a CDS encoding NHLP family bacteriocin export ABC transporter peptidase/permease/ATPase subunit, translating into MEAVECGAAALGIILGYYGAWIPLEELRIACGVSRDGSKASNIIRAARRYGLTAKGYSVEPPALAEIPTPCIIHWNFNHFVVLERIDRKRAYINDPASGRRRIDLVELDLAFTGVVLVFERGERFEKVGSKPKGIGLLMRELRQSKEAVALLVIVSIATVLPNIVAAGFSKIFVDDILIQHMRSWLVPLLIGMALTAAFRAVLTIIRQSLLLRLQTKLAVVMTSRFLWRLMTLPLEFFTQRHAGDIAGRIAANEQIARLLSSGIAANALSLMSVVLFAAAMAVYDVSLTALCVAISLINVLLLRLVASRRQELSYRLALDQGKLLGATVSMVRTIETIKASGLEDDAFGRWAGLQAKTLNAEQRIGASAIILDMVPTLLSGLMVAAILGVGGLRVIQGSLTLGSLVAFQSLALSFSEPFVNLVNYFGGLQTIKGALERLEDVYRYPLAPQPPTHAGDLPPKLTGRVELHNISFGYSVLEPPLLADLSLVIPAGSRVALVGVSGSGKSTLGKLICGLYKPWSGEIRFDGWRLTDVPADIFANSVAYVDQDVFLFEGTARDNLTLWDSTTDERHLLTAAKDALIHQDLAIRPGNYDCHVNEGGTNFSGGQRQRIEIARALVCNPSILVLDEATAALDPITEKSIDDNLRRRGCSCIIIAHRLSTIRDCDEIIVLERGRIVERGTHEQLHALQGSYAKLVARE; encoded by the coding sequence ATGGAAGCCGTCGAATGCGGTGCGGCAGCGCTTGGCATCATACTCGGCTATTACGGTGCGTGGATTCCGTTGGAGGAGCTTCGTATCGCATGCGGCGTATCACGCGACGGCAGCAAGGCGAGCAACATCATTAGAGCGGCGCGCCGATACGGGCTGACGGCGAAGGGCTATAGCGTCGAACCTCCGGCACTTGCCGAGATTCCAACGCCTTGCATCATCCACTGGAACTTCAACCACTTCGTCGTCCTGGAACGAATTGATAGAAAGCGCGCCTACATAAACGACCCCGCCAGCGGGCGTCGCCGGATCGATCTGGTCGAGCTTGATCTCGCCTTCACCGGCGTTGTCCTGGTGTTTGAGCGGGGCGAAAGGTTCGAAAAGGTCGGCAGCAAACCGAAGGGCATCGGCCTGCTCATGCGTGAGTTGCGCCAATCAAAGGAGGCGGTGGCCCTGCTAGTTATTGTCAGCATCGCCACGGTCTTGCCCAATATCGTTGCCGCGGGATTCTCAAAAATCTTTGTTGATGACATTTTGATCCAGCACATGCGCAGCTGGCTTGTGCCGCTCCTGATCGGCATGGCGCTGACGGCGGCCTTCCGGGCCGTTCTGACCATCATACGCCAATCGCTGCTATTGCGGCTGCAGACCAAGCTCGCCGTCGTGATGACCAGCCGCTTTCTGTGGCGCCTCATGACGCTGCCGCTGGAATTCTTCACCCAACGTCACGCCGGGGACATTGCAGGCCGTATTGCAGCCAACGAACAGATCGCCCGGCTGCTTTCAAGCGGCATTGCCGCCAATGCGCTCAGCCTGATGTCGGTGGTGTTGTTCGCCGCGGCCATGGCCGTCTACGACGTTAGCCTGACCGCGCTTTGCGTCGCAATCTCTTTGATAAATGTTCTTCTCCTGCGGCTTGTCGCTTCACGCCGCCAGGAACTGAGTTATCGGCTAGCGCTCGATCAGGGAAAGCTGCTCGGAGCGACCGTGAGCATGGTGCGGACTATCGAAACCATCAAAGCAAGTGGATTGGAAGACGACGCCTTCGGCCGGTGGGCCGGTCTTCAAGCCAAAACACTCAACGCCGAACAGAGGATCGGCGCCTCCGCAATCATATTGGATATGGTCCCGACCCTGCTCTCAGGCCTCATGGTCGCAGCGATTCTTGGTGTCGGAGGCTTGCGGGTCATTCAGGGCTCGCTGACACTGGGAAGCCTCGTGGCCTTCCAATCCTTAGCATTGAGTTTCTCCGAGCCTTTCGTCAACCTCGTGAACTATTTCGGCGGCCTGCAAACCATCAAGGGAGCGCTCGAACGGCTCGAGGATGTCTACCGGTACCCGCTAGCGCCGCAACCGCCGACACATGCGGGTGACTTGCCGCCCAAGCTTACCGGCCGAGTCGAACTTCACAACATCAGCTTCGGCTATTCGGTGCTCGAACCGCCCCTTTTGGCGGATCTTTCGCTGGTGATCCCTGCCGGTTCGCGTGTGGCACTCGTTGGCGTGTCGGGCAGCGGAAAATCAACCCTCGGCAAACTGATCTGCGGACTGTACAAACCTTGGTCCGGCGAAATTCGTTTTGATGGATGGAGGCTGACGGACGTCCCTGCGGACATTTTTGCGAACTCCGTCGCCTATGTCGACCAGGACGTCTTTCTGTTTGAGGGAACCGCGCGAGACAATTTGACGCTCTGGGATTCGACAACCGATGAGCGCCACCTGCTGACAGCGGCCAAGGACGCGCTGATTCATCAAGACCTCGCGATCAGACCGGGCAACTATGACTGCCACGTCAATGAGGGGGGTACGAACTTCAGCGGTGGTCAGCGTCAGCGCATCGAAATCGCCCGAGCTCTGGTTTGCAATCCCTCGATCCTTGTGTTGGATGAGGCGACGGCTGCACTTGATCCGATCACGGAAAAATCCATCGACGACAACTTGCGGCGCCGAGGCTGCAGCTGCATCATCATCGCCCACCGCTTGAGCACGATACGCGATTGCGACGAGATCATCGTGCTCGAACGTGGTCGCATCGTTGAGCGCGGCACGCATGAGCAGCTTCATGCGCTTCAGGGCTCCTATGCCAAACTGGTGGCGCGCGAATGA
- a CDS encoding NHLP bacteriocin system secretion protein — translation MTEGPQRAFRAAALDRAASPEQLDHLVVITKPADWILTLVLCIALVAAVLWGIFGRVPTRVSGEGILIGSGGKVVDAVSAAAGRLQSVAVTVGDHVNKDQPIAQIVQTEIQQKHNAATEVFHERQREHADRVSKAASELAAKSQNFAKLEIALQQVIKATSQRLDYLTVDVKNLEDLLAKGYTTRRNLEERRQELTDAQQRRTDAQNEILKLRSQKTDLETERGREIQQSEFALNEARRQMNAAAEQLSQNTQVISPMDGRVLEVKISPGSVLAIGTPVIAIESEGAKLQAVVYVPAERGKQIKPGMQVQLEPSTVKREEFGMMLGNVVSISDFPMTPQGMAALLHNESLVSRFSHDGAPYAAMVALDEDASTVTGYRWAVGEGPKIHLTSGTLARAEITTRRQRPLDLVIPLLKHLTGIDG, via the coding sequence ATGACCGAGGGGCCGCAACGGGCGTTTCGCGCCGCGGCCCTTGACCGGGCTGCGTCTCCCGAGCAGCTCGATCATCTCGTTGTTATCACCAAGCCCGCTGACTGGATTCTCACCCTTGTGCTGTGCATTGCGCTTGTGGCGGCCGTGCTGTGGGGCATCTTCGGGCGCGTGCCCACTCGCGTATCGGGCGAGGGAATCCTGATCGGCAGTGGCGGTAAGGTCGTCGACGCCGTATCCGCCGCTGCCGGACGGCTGCAGTCGGTCGCAGTCACGGTGGGCGATCACGTCAACAAGGACCAACCCATCGCCCAGATCGTTCAAACCGAAATCCAGCAAAAGCACAACGCTGCCACCGAAGTCTTTCATGAACGCCAGCGGGAGCATGCCGATCGGGTATCGAAAGCTGCAAGCGAGCTCGCCGCCAAGAGCCAGAACTTTGCAAAACTTGAAATCGCCCTGCAACAGGTGATCAAGGCAACGAGCCAACGTCTCGATTATCTCACCGTCGACGTCAAAAACCTCGAGGATTTGCTGGCCAAGGGATACACGACGCGGCGCAATCTCGAAGAGCGACGCCAGGAGCTGACCGATGCGCAACAGCGCCGTACTGACGCCCAAAACGAGATTTTAAAGTTGCGGTCGCAGAAGACGGACCTGGAAACGGAGCGCGGGCGCGAAATTCAGCAGTCCGAGTTTGCCCTCAATGAGGCCCGGCGGCAAATGAATGCCGCTGCCGAACAGCTGAGCCAGAACACCCAAGTGATCAGCCCGATGGACGGGCGCGTTTTGGAAGTAAAGATTTCGCCCGGTTCGGTGCTAGCCATCGGCACACCGGTGATTGCAATCGAAAGCGAAGGCGCCAAGCTTCAAGCCGTCGTCTATGTTCCAGCCGAACGGGGTAAACAGATCAAGCCTGGCATGCAGGTGCAACTCGAACCGAGCACGGTGAAGCGCGAGGAATTTGGCATGATGCTGGGCAACGTGGTCAGCATCTCTGATTTCCCAATGACGCCGCAAGGCATGGCTGCGCTGCTGCATAACGAAAGCCTGGTTTCACGCTTCTCGCACGACGGTGCACCCTACGCCGCGATGGTTGCGCTCGATGAAGACGCCTCCACTGTAACCGGATATCGATGGGCCGTTGGCGAGGGGCCGAAAATTCATCTCACGAGCGGAACGTTGGCGCGGGCCGAGATCACAACTCGCCGGCAGCGTCCCCTCGATCTGGTGATCCCCCTGCTCAAGCACCTCACGGGAATTGATGGATAA
- a CDS encoding cyclic nucleotide-binding domain-containing protein produces the protein MAVSSPDLKAFLLATPFFGGLSDASCDLLVSMLVERRFDVGDTVVAEGEPGRSMFVVHSGELVVSKLGSSGRIIRMASLGPGDFFGEMTLIEMQNRSATIVAQSPTLLYEITARQLYAYYKADIYAYVMVMQNINRELCRRLRRADNRIAELQMRHASQ, from the coding sequence ATGGCTGTCAGCTCGCCCGATCTGAAAGCGTTTTTACTTGCGACACCGTTCTTCGGTGGACTCTCAGACGCGAGTTGCGATCTCTTGGTCTCAATGCTGGTCGAGCGCCGCTTCGACGTCGGTGACACTGTCGTGGCGGAAGGAGAACCGGGCCGCTCAATGTTCGTTGTTCATTCCGGCGAGCTTGTGGTGAGCAAACTCGGTAGCTCGGGGCGCATAATTCGCATGGCGAGTCTTGGGCCGGGTGACTTTTTTGGCGAAATGACGCTTATCGAGATGCAGAACCGATCAGCGACCATCGTCGCGCAGAGCCCAACCCTGCTGTACGAGATCACGGCTCGACAACTCTACGCGTACTACAAGGCGGACATCTACGCGTATGTGATGGTGATGCAGAATATCAACCGCGAGCTTTGTCGGCGGCTTCGCCGCGCCGACAATCGCATTGCGGAGCTGCAGATGCGTCACGCGAGTCAATGA
- a CDS encoding response regulator has translation MSTYILVVDDEPDVEHLFRQQFRRDIRSGRFVMEFAASAPEALEHAKTIADPLLILSDINMPGMSGLEMLPKVKAARPNAPVIMITAYGDEATKKKAAELGAAGLLTKPIDFGLLREEIDELHRAA, from the coding sequence TTGAGCACCTATATCCTTGTGGTCGATGACGAACCCGACGTGGAACACCTGTTTCGCCAGCAATTCCGTCGCGACATTCGCTCCGGACGTTTTGTCATGGAGTTTGCGGCGTCAGCGCCCGAGGCGCTGGAGCACGCGAAGACGATCGCCGATCCCTTACTGATCCTGTCGGACATCAACATGCCCGGCATGAGCGGGCTTGAAATGCTGCCGAAGGTGAAGGCGGCGCGGCCGAACGCGCCCGTGATCATGATCACGGCCTACGGCGATGAAGCGACAAAGAAGAAAGCTGCCGAACTCGGGGCTGCTGGGCTGCTGACCAAGCCGATCGACTTCGGGCTGTTGCGCGAGGAAATCGATGAGTTGCACCGGGCGGCTTAG
- a CDS encoding sugar ABC transporter substrate-binding protein, whose product MMDERTSLSRRKLLHTLAGAGVIAAADLAWWDAPFIAPRKAWGAEPVRFQWSVPEPTRIALMNSLVERFNQSQQDFAVQIEYVPQAQARQKLISAITGGSPPDLCQVWDNWVGQFNGMGAVEDITARAKTWKHYADVVPTAWQTVTINSKIISLPLAVTLDGIYYRTDRLKELGLKEPTPDWTWDEFLAIANAFTKADKNQYGYGMRGSGTWALLYPTEFAYANGAEVLKDGKVVINSKEAVDAVAWYLDLALKHKVTPPSAATDGFVEIVETFGRGVTSMYQHNSGSSGQQKKNVGDDKFATLPLPIGPAKKRASFWFSETLTMFKGAKNKEGAWQFMSFMLDDEPSLKYNTTLGLLPARKSILDRPEFSKDPALAGFVQSFPIGIVSPYLAYPGWGGKIDSDGVPLIQQAMLGKISAKECLDRFADILKKEMT is encoded by the coding sequence ATGATGGATGAGCGTACCTCGCTGTCTCGGCGGAAGCTACTGCACACGCTGGCGGGTGCCGGCGTCATCGCTGCGGCCGATCTGGCCTGGTGGGATGCTCCGTTCATTGCCCCCCGCAAGGCTTGGGGCGCCGAGCCGGTCCGCTTTCAATGGAGCGTTCCCGAGCCGACGCGCATCGCGCTGATGAACTCGCTGGTCGAGCGCTTCAATCAGTCACAACAGGATTTCGCGGTGCAGATCGAATATGTGCCGCAGGCACAAGCACGTCAGAAGCTCATCAGCGCGATCACTGGCGGAAGCCCGCCCGATCTCTGCCAGGTCTGGGACAACTGGGTCGGCCAGTTCAACGGCATGGGCGCCGTCGAAGACATCACCGCGCGCGCGAAGACCTGGAAGCACTACGCGGATGTCGTGCCGACCGCCTGGCAGACCGTCACCATCAACAGCAAGATCATCTCGCTGCCGCTCGCCGTGACGCTCGACGGAATTTACTACCGCACCGACCGTCTGAAAGAGCTCGGCCTCAAGGAGCCGACACCGGACTGGACCTGGGACGAGTTCCTCGCCATCGCGAATGCCTTCACCAAGGCGGACAAGAACCAGTACGGCTACGGGATGCGCGGCAGCGGCACCTGGGCGCTGCTCTATCCGACCGAGTTCGCCTACGCCAACGGGGCAGAAGTGCTCAAGGACGGCAAGGTGGTGATCAATTCCAAGGAAGCCGTCGACGCGGTTGCCTGGTATCTCGACCTCGCGCTCAAGCACAAGGTCACGCCGCCGAGCGCGGCGACCGACGGCTTTGTCGAAATCGTCGAAACCTTCGGGCGTGGCGTCACTAGCATGTACCAGCACAATTCGGGCTCGAGCGGCCAGCAGAAGAAAAACGTTGGCGACGACAAATTCGCCACGCTGCCTTTGCCGATCGGTCCGGCGAAGAAGCGCGCCTCATTCTGGTTCTCCGAGACGCTTACCATGTTCAAAGGCGCGAAGAACAAGGAAGGCGCCTGGCAGTTCATGAGCTTCATGCTCGATGATGAGCCGAGCCTCAAATACAACACGACCCTCGGCCTGTTGCCGGCGCGCAAGTCGATCCTCGACAGGCCGGAATTTTCCAAAGACCCCGCGCTCGCCGGCTTCGTGCAGTCCTTCCCGATCGGCATCGTCAGCCCTTACCTCGCCTATCCCGGCTGGGGCGGCAAGATCGACTCGGACGGCGTACCGCTCATTCAACAGGCAATGCTTGGAAAGATCTCCGCAAAGGAGTGCCTCGACCGCTTCGCCGACATCTTGAAGAAGGAGATGACGTAA
- a CDS encoding sugar ABC transporter permease, translated as MTTLTVAKPRTRPLISWRVRKLLIGYSYLLPAALCMIATVVVPILLAIKMSLYADILYKPQDYRFIGLGNYLRLVEDPVFWLTLRNSVVWVFGSVLLQFLLGFAAALLLQQAFTGRALVRTLTLLPWIIPGVVVGLIWEWLYQPNYGVINDLLIRVGLMQERVAWLSSPDLAMAAVVFTNVWRGIPFFAIMLLAGLQAVPDELYEAAQVDGAGVFARFWHITLPLLRPIIVVATATRIIWTFNYADLIFVMTGGGPANATQITSTYTLLQAYSSLDFGYAGALSVVLLLVMLAFTWLYLRTTKGLEDTE; from the coding sequence ATGACCACGCTCACCGTTGCAAAGCCCCGCACCCGTCCGCTGATCAGCTGGCGAGTGCGCAAGCTGTTGATCGGGTATTCGTACCTACTGCCGGCCGCGCTTTGCATGATTGCGACGGTCGTCGTGCCGATCCTGCTCGCGATCAAGATGAGCCTTTACGCCGACATCCTGTACAAGCCGCAGGACTACCGCTTCATCGGGCTTGGCAACTACCTCCGCCTTGTCGAGGACCCCGTGTTCTGGCTGACGCTGAGGAATTCTGTTGTCTGGGTGTTCGGTTCGGTCCTCCTGCAATTCTTGCTCGGATTTGCCGCAGCCCTTCTGCTCCAGCAGGCCTTCACGGGACGCGCCCTGGTGCGCACTCTGACCCTGCTGCCCTGGATCATCCCGGGAGTCGTGGTGGGGCTGATCTGGGAGTGGCTCTATCAACCGAATTACGGCGTCATCAATGACCTCCTGATCCGGGTCGGCCTGATGCAGGAGCGCGTCGCCTGGCTCTCGTCACCGGATCTCGCGATGGCGGCGGTTGTCTTCACTAATGTCTGGCGCGGGATTCCCTTCTTCGCCATCATGCTGCTGGCGGGGCTGCAAGCCGTTCCGGACGAGCTGTACGAGGCGGCCCAGGTCGACGGCGCAGGCGTGTTCGCCCGTTTCTGGCACATCACTTTGCCGCTGCTGCGGCCCATCATCGTCGTCGCGACGGCCACGCGCATCATCTGGACATTCAATTATGCCGACCTGATCTTTGTCATGACCGGCGGCGGCCCGGCCAACGCCACGCAGATCACCTCGACCTACACGCTGCTGCAGGCCTATTCGAGCCTCGACTTCGGTTACGCCGGCGCGCTCTCGGTCGTCCTGCTCCTCGTGATGCTGGCGTTCACGTGGCTCTACCTGCGCACAACCAAAGGCCTCGAGGACACCGAATGA
- a CDS encoding carbohydrate ABC transporter permease: MTRRAAPKDLAERVLAGPVVWIGLVLLTAFALGPFVWMFLTSLKDRQELYATPLQYLPVHPTFENYVDAWTSPVTPFSRFFLNSLWVCSVTMVATTVVSVLAGYAIARFRFAGRDALLLMFLATQMFPSVLLIAPLLTQWRALGLIDTYQALIYSNFSFTVPFTVWMMVGYFSSIPRDLEESAMIDGCNHFGALCRIVLPLAAPGIAATAIFAFVVSWSELLFAISFTTETSMRTLSAGLLYMVGQYEVQWGQLSAGVILSTVPVAVLFSFLQRHLLHGLTAGAVKG; encoded by the coding sequence ATGACGCGTCGGGCTGCTCCGAAAGACCTTGCCGAGCGGGTGTTGGCTGGTCCCGTGGTCTGGATCGGTCTTGTGCTGCTCACCGCCTTTGCCCTTGGGCCCTTCGTCTGGATGTTCCTCACATCGCTGAAGGACCGGCAGGAGCTTTACGCAACGCCGCTGCAATATCTGCCGGTCCATCCCACCTTCGAGAATTACGTTGATGCCTGGACGTCGCCGGTCACGCCGTTCAGCCGCTTCTTTCTCAACAGCTTGTGGGTATGTTCGGTCACGATGGTCGCGACCACCGTGGTATCGGTGCTCGCCGGCTATGCGATTGCCCGCTTCCGCTTTGCAGGACGAGATGCGCTGCTGCTGATGTTTCTTGCCACTCAGATGTTTCCGAGCGTTCTCCTGATCGCGCCGCTGCTCACGCAATGGCGCGCGCTCGGCCTGATCGATACCTATCAGGCGCTGATTTATTCGAATTTCTCGTTCACCGTGCCGTTCACAGTCTGGATGATGGTCGGCTATTTCAGCTCCATACCACGCGACCTCGAAGAGAGCGCGATGATCGACGGCTGCAACCATTTCGGCGCGCTTTGCCGCATCGTGCTGCCGCTCGCGGCTCCGGGCATCGCTGCGACCGCCATTTTCGCTTTCGTCGTATCCTGGAGCGAGCTCTTGTTCGCGATCTCGTTCACGACCGAGACCAGCATGCGCACGCTCTCAGCTGGGCTGCTCTACATGGTCGGCCAGTACGAGGTGCAATGGGGACAGCTATCGGCCGGGGTCATTCTGAGCACCGTTCCCGTGGCCGTGCTGTTCAGCTTCCTGCAGCGACACTTGCTACATGGGCTGACCGCGGGCGCGGTGAAGGGTTAA